Part of the Debaryomyces hansenii CBS767 chromosome C complete sequence genome is shown below.
GATTTAGAATCATCgctttcaatttcaattacCTCATTCTTAGCATTAGATGTTCCTTTGCTTGATGTCTTTTTCTAAATTGGTTAATATGACACTCAATTCAAAAGAGAGAATACGAAAAAGAATACTTACATCCCCAGTTGACtttttggaagaagaattccCAAAGAATTCTCTTATATCAACCATTGTCTAAGTCTAAATCACCTAATACTGGATTCTTAATTATACTAGTGAAATTTGTagatgattttattttacATATACGCGCTTAAATTTTGACACggttgaatttgatattatgAACTATATATTCTAATTGTACAAAATCTCTTACGGgatatatcattattgttataTAGGCTTGCTGTCTTTTGAATACAGGGTAGCAGAATGcaatttgtttattttttcTCTGACTCTTTTTCTAAGAAATCGGTCcataaagaaacaaaacTTTGTCTCCCTGGcttatcatcatttggATCATTAGGATTACGCTGAGATTGTTGGTTATGACTTAAGCCAGCACTGACTTTTTGTGACTCGTCCCATTCAAGTAAAGCACTTATCAACTGTAATGCTTCGAATTTTTTAGTGTCTCCACGAGGGAATTGTAAGAAGCTTATGACAACATTTGAGATCAATTCCTTATCGATGGTGTTGTTCAGGTTGCTCAGCTGTTGCTTAAGCATGGTCAAGGACTTTGTTAAGTGCTCGTTTAAGATAATTGCTTCATGACGCAATTTCCCTATGATCAACTGTTTGCTATTTACATCTGCTTCGAGCTTGCTAACCTTCTCGTTTTCTGTTTCTAATTGGGATACCTTGGTGATCTTTTCCTGTAACATAGTATCCACCTGTGCTTTTTCTTGTATTAATGACTCGATCTTTTGCTTTAATTCGTCGATTGTGGATTCATGGTTTTGTTTGAGAGATTCTATTTCCAAATCTCTCTCAGATATTGATTGGGTGTGAATGCTTACCTTCCCTTCCAAATCCTTGATGTCTGCCTCTTTGGACTGTAATTTATCTTTCAACTCGTCAATGGTAAGATTTAAGTTCTTGGTTTCCATATTAGCTTCGTCTCTACTTATGGTGATTTCGTTCAACTCAAGTTTCAATTCGTTGATCTTTTTCGTCAACCTCGAATTGgtattttccaaattatacTTCTCATCCAGAAGCGACTCGTCCTTGCTCTGAAACTCTCttcttaatttattcaacgAGGTGCTCAAACGATCacattcattatttaaatcagAACTTTCCTCTGTCAACTTTTTGATAGTTGTGTTCAATTTTTCGATTTCACCGACAGAAGTTTGGTTCTTTTCCTTCAAGTCAGAATTCTCGGTAGTTAATGCTTCTAAGGTTTCTTTTGTCTCTTCAAGCTCGCGTTGCGACTCTTTAATCTTGGTGAACACAGACTTCATTGATGACAATTTACTCAACAACGTGTCGTACGATGACTTTGTTTCGTCCCGCTCTTTTTCTACCTTGGATAACTGGTCCTCTAACTCCTTGACTTTCGATAAATCGTCCCCATTCAAGTCTTCTTTCTCGTCTGTCAGACTACTGGCCTTCAATAAGGCCTTATCCTTCTCAATGAGCTCTTCATCTTTCTGTTTCAACGCCAACGTCAATTGGTCGATCTTTTTTTGTAACTCATTCACTCCCAGACCATTCTGTTCGTCTGCTGTCGACTTTGGAGCATCTGATTCGGGTTCCTGGGCCACTTCTTCTTGTACACGTTCTTGTTTAGATTGGCCATTATTATTGCCTTGTGTGGGCTCAGTTTCGGGACTAGGCGTAACCTGGTTCAGATTTTGGGTCTTGGtctgcttcttcttgttcttggCCATTGTATCTTTCAAACCATTGATTTACAACACGTCGTGACTCGGTATTATCGTTTATTTActataattcattaataacaaGTGTAAATAATATCGACCTGCAGAAAAGCGACTACTACAACTACTACAAAGACACAATTTTCGAAGAAATTTTCCACTTACAATGCAAACAACATACTTTGATAAGTAATATACATAAACTAAAGCCTAAACAAGTCTAacaataaagaaataataacagGATGCCAACGTGTAGAAAAATGACTCCTAAAATCACATTCACTAATGGTATGAACCACTTTATAGAACATTAAACGTTTTATTAAGAGCAGTTagagaaaataaaaataaaaatcatttttataCACTTTGACAAAAAAATACAACCTAAGATATAAACTTAAGCACCCTCTTGCAAGTtggaataatatatatagtgTTAATTACTCTATTGTTGAGTTGATTTAGATGTTAGATGGGTACAACATGATTCTGACTGAGGCACCGAAAGTTTTAGCTGGTAAGTTCTTCTTGAAGTTAGCTCTGACAACACCGTTGGAACCGTGAGTTCTGGTGACCTTACCCCAGATAACTCTGATCTTAGAACCTCTGATTTCTTTAGATGCACGGTAGACGTAGGCAATACGCTTACCTAAGTAGAACTTAGCATCTTGTGGAGTACCGACGTTTTCAATTTGGATTAAAGAAACGTTTGGGTTGTTAACATGTTTAGAACGTTGGTATGACAAGTGCTTACCTTTAACGTATACTAGAATTTGTTAGTACTGGTTTTCCCTAAATAGtataaaacaaaaatttcCTGTTTTTCTGAGTTGTTTGTTGGCCTATGGCTCCGGCTTTATCTCAAGAACATCCCCTATGCTCCTGTATTGCACTCTGTGGCCCCGTATCCACGAAAATCgtcattttgaaaattttccacTTTTCCACCGGTGTCTCTATTCACCTCACATGCTTTATATCCCATCAACGACACCATGTTCTTCTCATGCATCGTCCTGCTGTATCGTGCTACACATACAACTCTCTTTAGTCACTTAATCTTCCCTTTTTCATGTTCAACAAACaatcttaatttttcactctccatcttcaaaattcaTTTCTTCGACAGCAAGACCTTTGCCTTTGGTCAACAAACTCTCTATTATTAATCATTTACATACATCTGTGTGATTCAGCCATTTTAACTAATTGAATATCAGTGATAAGttaacaaatttaaatGTAACTAACTTCGAAAATTTTTCGAATAGTTTTAAGAAGTTTTGCCCAGTACTAACACAAACTGAGCCAGGCCATTGGAGTGAGGAAaacgaaaaaaaaagtgTTTTTGTGTAATAATACGATTTATTATGGGTGTGTGGATGTTTTCGCAATTGCGTGTGGATGACgttttttcaaatgaaaaaagCCGAGAACGGTTCATGTGATTAGGACTGTATTGTTTATGAGGGCTGCCGGAAGCCCTAATATGATAAGAGGCTAGAGTGGTTATGGTTGGGTTATTGACTTATATGGTTATTAAGTTTTTAGGTGAGTTATTAGATTATTGAGTTATTGtagaagatttattaatggGTTATTGAGTCATCGAATTATTAATGGGATATTGtagtaatataaataatgtaGGTGATTGTAGATGATTCGATTATTGGGTTGAGAGGATCTTGGTAGTTTGTAGAGCAATTGAAAGGGCTATTATTCCCAATATAGGAGTATAAACAAGAGATAAGCATGAAGATAATACTACAAATATTCAGATAAACAACGGTGATCCATGTATTACAATTGGTAGATTAAACAGATGTAGCGTACTagataaataattattagCATAGAGAGGAATGAAGGGGTGGAAACGTGCTATGAAGGAAGTCCCAACTAGATTTTGATCTCTGGTTCGTTTTCCCATTTGGTGAAATTGACTCTCCAGTGTTTGGCGTCGCCATTGTCGTGTTTTGAGCTCTTTAACGACCCCGATGGGGCGTTGTGGATAGATAAACTGGCCAAGTTGGTCAAATTCGTGAACGGATCGGTGATGTCTTCGGACGCGAGATAGTCGACGTGGTCGAACCACCTGGTCTCCCACTTGGATCCAGCCTCTTGTTCTTTCTTTCTCAATTCACGCTGGCTGTTCTCGATAAGCGACTTTTCTTGGTGGATCATGTCATAGTCGCTCTTCTTGATGGCCTCGGCCACGTTTTGCCATGCCCTTCTGGCTTCCAACTCGTGTTGTTCCTCGATCGGCTTGACAATCAAGTGTTCGGCCTCGGCGTTGTGGGCGTCGTAGAATAATTCGCCCTTGGAAGGAGTTTCCGACCCCTTACCAATGTACGACTTGCCAGACCACTGGCCGGCGGCCGTGACCAATGCGTTAGTCTTGTTGGCACTAGAGAGCTTGTCACGGTAGATACGAGCCTTAAATGTGTTCTTCTTTCCTGAGAAGTATCCTCTACCAGAGAAATCAACGGTCGCAAGGAGTCCATTGGATGCCTGGATATACGATGTACCTTCCAATTCTACAAATGGCGCCGCCGTGATCAATCCCTCGATATGTAATGGTGGCAACGTAATCAAATACGACTCGTTTAAGTCCTTGTATTCTAATATGGCGTGGCCGTATTGCTTGACATTGATCGACGTGGTGGAAATAGTGGCTCGGATTCCATTGTATCCTTGTAACACAGTGTTATTCTTCTCGTTGTAGATAGCGTAACCCGTAACCGGTGGATGGTGTGACACTTGTTCTGATATCAACACCGTCTCACCAAGCTTACCGTCCTTCGATTCGTCTGACCACTTTCCAACAAACACCTCTCCCAAAAATGGGTTGAGCGGCTTCTTTTCCGATCCCATCGTCTCACTCCTTGAACAGTACTGTGATCTTAGCGTCGAAATAAACCATTTGGTAACCGCAATCATTCTCTTTAATGCCATCGCTTCTTCCTCTGATTTATCGGCCCCTTCGGTCAGCAACAAAAAGTTTGGCTCGATAAGCAAATCTGGGTGTTCACTCCAGTATTGTGAATACTCCGATAATGATGTAGGTGACAAGATAAATGGAGGTGCTgttaatgaagataaatctCCATTAAACGAAGCAATAGATTTAAGGAACGACGTCCATGAACTTGACTGACTATTTGACAtggtattgatattaattgGGTTCTTTTCAGCAAATATAGTgtcaattattgaataattatcCTGTTACTTACAATTAGAATTGTATATTCATACAGACAATTGATTAACAATGATACGTCTATACTATACTTCGACATGAGCTAACTAACATAGCCAAAATCTTCATTAGAAATTTCCGGGATATTGCCGGTTATGAGTGCGTGACACCCTTTGCAACCTAATGCCATGCTAGATGATAAAAAGGCATTGTACGATGTGAAATTAGTCTAGAAATGATGGCCATTCGACATGGATACAGGTGTTGGTGGGGGTTTACCTTTGGGGACGATTTTTCTGGTGGTTTTTGTCTGGTGAACATATTTTCGTCGATACGCTTATCGGACTTATGTTCACCATCACGTACTGAACAGGCTGTACAGTTCCCTCAATTCCCTCAGTTCATACATTGGATTCAACCAAGAGAAACGAGAACATACCTTACAGTATATGTgtaaatttcatttgaGGTAAGTATAAAGAACGGATACCTTGGTACTGGGTTATGGTGGTCGGTACCGAAAGTGCTGCACGATCGCAATTTTCATAGACAAGGCTTTGTCAACCACGAAAAACAGAATATCTTGGCTTAGAGTAGAGTGCAGTGCATTATGCCCTGATGGTCAATTTGTGGTGGACGTGTGGTAGAAGGGTGTGCGGTAGACGAGAAGTATAAGGATGGTAGGCGTGTGGTAGAAAGGTAGTACCAAAGGAAAagagttgaagaatttagTAATGTCCGTAGCATGAGTTTACTGATGGTGGGTATAATGACCAAAAGAtacatttcaaaaattgaaactaaGAGGCTATTCAATACCAATTTGGATCTTGTATGAATTAATGACTTAATCACAATACTATTGTCCACTGGAATAAAACATTTGTCCCACCgaagaaaaatatcatcaGGTATCACAACATTACAGCAGTAGTTAGTACCATGTTAAGTAATTCTCCAATAGACCCTAGAGTGTACATACATTCATGTAGTATTGTAATTTGTGCAAAAATAGATTTTACTGAATTACTGCgaaaatttctaaattcCATGATTTTATATGgaacattgaaatttaaagaataaagaACTATTACAAACTATAGTAACAAACGTAGATGTTTTTGTACATTGACCAGAAACTGATCCAAACATATATATTGCTAATTtgtttataatttaatgtATATGCCATAACGATCTAAAGTTACGGCAATGATACTCAAGACTAAACCATACGTTACTAAAATGGCAAACGTAACAGGAGCATTGCAGCCTAATGTATTTATGGTCATGTTGGTTAAACCAGTTAATAAGTTCCCTAACAAGAAACTCAATAAACCATTGTTATTGAATGcattcaatattttggaaTCGGCCGCTTCTGGCTTTGCCACCACCGACTCAATCAAATTGTAGCCAAGGAGTAAAGTAGAATTGTAGGAAACAACCCACAAGACATACGACAAATTGGCCAATCTTCTGGAGATACTGCTCACAAAATATGCTTCTTGCACATACCAAAATAAAGCTTGAGAAAATAAGGTGGCTATCAATAATCCTTGGGTACTGGTGACCGTGAAGAGGCCAGATTTTGCGCCAGCCTTTTTATATTGCTGATATGAACACATTCTGAATAAGTTGTTTGGAGTTTTGAAGCCAGTTAACACAAATGACCCGAACGATTGCccaaagatgaagatacTGAAGTATCCgataaatgaaaaaattcctTCTTTGTTCATGGTTACCAAGCTTTCCATCCTATTGTCACTCCTGAGTATAAATGATAATAGATCGGTCTTGACCATTAATACCTCGTACCCAATGCATATTACCAACGCGACAACGAAACGAGGCACGAAATTCAATACGGGGTCAATTATACCGAAAAAGATCGGCAACAACCCAAGAGTTATGAAGAAGTTCCAGTGAACCCCATACTCGGTGACATGCTCTTGATATTCGAGTGTTTTCACACTAACCAATCTGATCAACCCCAATGCCAATACCGGGAGGGTCTTGATGCtatttttcataatcaacGACACGTATTGCGACAACTTGAATCTGTAGTCGGTGGACTTCGAAGAGTCGAATCTCTGCTTGATAATTGCTCTCGACGATGCCAATCCCATCGAAAATACAAACGATCCCACCCCCAAATCCATTAAGGACGTGCCCCACGTTTCAACCTTTGCAAATCTACGAGGAAACATTCTAAAATCTACCGCCAAAATGGCAAAGTTGGTTATTACCAACATGTGTGATCTGTAGGCCGTTATAAACGGTTTTTTCACTAGCAATTGTTTCTCGGTCTTGGTGCCTTTTGCATCTCGTGGCTTCTTCGATCTGCTCTTCTTCACGTCCTTTTGTCCCCACCTACCGACAATTGCAGCCAATATACCCGGTACTAGTATTAGCAAATGCAATGTATTGGTACTATTACTGTATAGCGTGATTGACAATAAAATCGTCATgcaattcaaaataaaatcaactGGAAATGTTATCTTGTAATCAAGGTATGAACTAATCAAATTGTACGATAAATAGGCACTGAGGGCCACGGCCGTGACATTGTATGTCTCCAGGATAGATCCACCAAGTAAGTTGGATACGAACAACTCCTTCTGTTCTTTTAATGACGACATTCGCTTCCTTATCTATACTTTTATCACTACTTATCTATTTGATATGCCAAAATCGTCTAACaatgaagaatcaaaattcTACACAAAACCCAgcacaattttttttttatgaTTCTAAtctttcatcttcaaaagaGAGCCACAGTCTTAATATTGACATATATAGAAGAAAGTGGCTATTAGGTTATAATAAGACTTCATAATATGACAGAGCCACGGCCCCAGAGTCAAGAGAAAGGAGAATATGCTACACGAGTGAAAAGTGATCCTGAAGAGAAGAATGTCGCtaatgaagacgaagaagaattgagtCGCCAGAATTCGACAACAGAGAAGAATCCTGATAGTAGGGATGGCAGTAATGCTGATGTTAGTGGTTATGTACATGATATGCCAAAATCGCCGGTATTATCATCGTCGGACTCGTTGATGAACATCACACCATGCACGTCTAATGGGAACGGAATGGACGATTTCGTGATATACTCAGATTCGGACGGAGCGTCGCAGAACTCGTTTGAATTGTTACACAACAAGGGAGCCAAAGCCAATCCTACAATTATGGAACAAGAAGTTAGGGACGACCAATCGAAATCAACTGATAGTGACCGAGCTAAGCGTCACAGGACCAGAGACAGAAGAAATAGCATCGAAACAACCCCAAGTCCCAAGCCCAGGAGGCGAATGCGGAGGAAGTCTAATAAATCGGACGCGAGCGACAGGTCTCAT
Proteins encoded:
- a CDS encoding DEHA2C16016p (similar to uniprot|Q12234 Saccharomyces cerevisiae YOR216c RUD3 Golgi matrix protein), with the protein product MAKNKKKQTKTQNSNQVTPSPETEPTQGNNNGQSKQERVQEEVAQEPESDAPKSTADEQNGSGVNELQKKIDQLTLALKQKDEELIEKDKALLKASSSTDEKEDLNGDDLSKVKELEDQLSKVEKERDETKSSYDTLLSKLSSMKSVFTKIKESQRELEETKETLEALTTENSDLKEKNQTSVGEIEKLNTTIKKLTEESSDLNNECDRLSTSLNKLRREFQSKDESLSDEKYNLENTNSRLTKKINELKLELNEITISRDEANMETKNLNLTIDELKDKLQSKEADIKDLEGKVSIHTQSISERDLEIESLKQNHESTIDELKQKIESLIQEKAQVDTMLQEKITKVSQLETENEKVSKLEADVNSKQLIIGKLRHEAIILNEHLTKSLTMLKQQSSNSNNTIDKELISNVVISFLQFPRGDTKKFEALQLISALLEWDESQKVSAGLSHNQQSQRNPNDPNDDKPGRQSFVSLWTDFLEKESEKK
- a CDS encoding 60S ribosomal protein L33 (highly similar to uniprot|P05744 Saccharomyces cerevisiae YPL143w RPL37A or uniprot|P41056 Saccharomyces cerevisiae YOR234c RPL37B): MAESHRLYVKGKHLSYQRSKHVNNPNVSLIQIENVGTPQDAKFYLGKRIAYVYRASKEIRGSKIRVIWGKVTRTHGSNGVVRANFKKNLPAKTFGASVRIMLYPSNI
- a CDS encoding DEHA2C16060p (similar to uniprot|P35844 Saccharomyces cerevisiae YPL145c KES1 Member of the oxysterol binding protein family or uniprot|P35843 Saccharomyces cerevisiae YOR237w HES1 Protein implicated in the regulation of ergosterol biosynthesis), translating into MSNSQSSSWTSFLKSIASFNGDLSSLTAPPFILSPTSLSEYSQYWSEHPDLLIEPNFLLSTEGADKSEEEAMALKRMIAVTKWFISTLRSQYCSRSETMGSEKKPLNPFLGEVFVGKWSDESKDGKLGETVLISEQVSHHPPVTGYAIYNEKNNTVLQGYNGIRATISTTSINVKQYGHAILEYKDLNESYLITLPPLHIEGLITAAPFVELEGTSYIQASNGLLATVDFSGRGYFSGKKNTFKARIYRDKLSSANKTNALVTAAGQWSGKSYIGKGSETPSKGELFYDAHNAEAEHLIVKPIEEQHELEARRAWQNVAEAIKKSDYDMIHQEKSLIENSQRELRKKEQEAGSKWETRWFDHVDYLASEDITDPFTNLTNLASLSIHNAPSGSLKSSKHDNGDAKHWRVNFTKWENEPEIKI
- a CDS encoding DEHA2C16082p (similar to uniprot|P47026 Saccharomyces cerevisiae YJL091c GWT1 Protein involved in the inositol acylation of glucosaminyl phosphatidylinositol), whose protein sequence is MSSLKEQKELFVSNLLGGSISETYNVTAVALSAYLSYNLISSYLDYKITFPVDFILNCMTILLSITLYSNSTNTLHLLILVPGILAAIVGRWGQKDVKKSRSKKPRDAKGTKTEKQLLVKKPFITAYRSHMLVITNFAILAVDFRMFPRRFAKVETWGTSLMDLGVGSFVFSMGLASSRAIIKQRFDSSKSTDYRFKLSQYVSLIMKNSIKTLPVLALGLIRLVSVKTLEYQEHVTEYGVHWNFFITLGLLPIFFGIIDPVLNFVPRFVVALVICIGYEVLMVKTDLLSFILRSDNRMESLVTMNKEGIFSFIGYFSIFIFGQSFGSFVLTGFKTPNNLFRMCSYQQYKKAGAKSGLFTVTSTQGLLIATLFSQALFWYVQEAYFVSSISRRLANLSYVLWVVSYNSTLLLGYNLIESVVAKPEAADSKILNAFNNNGLLSFLLGNLLTGLTNMTINTLGCNAPVTFAILVTYGLVLSIIAVTLDRYGIYIKL